The Neobacillus sp. PS3-34 genome has a window encoding:
- a CDS encoding STAS domain-containing protein, with amino-acid sequence MELSSPIIPLSDHIGLLPLIGDIDTTRARWILESTLEQSVNLKITQLIMDLSGVAAIDTMVAHKLLQVIRSLKLVGVETTLLGIRPEVAQAAVNLGIDLQSFRAENSLKKVLANLQYQS; translated from the coding sequence ATGGAGCTTAGTTCGCCCATCATTCCGCTATCTGACCATATCGGCCTCTTGCCGCTTATTGGGGATATTGATACGACAAGAGCGAGATGGATTTTGGAATCAACACTTGAGCAAAGCGTCAATCTTAAAATCACTCAACTCATTATGGATCTGTCCGGTGTCGCAGCCATTGACACGATGGTCGCCCACAAGCTGTTGCAGGTGATCCGTTCTCTTAAACTTGTAGGTGTGGAGACAACCCTATTGGGCATCCGTCCTGAAGTTGCCCAGGCAGCGGTCAATTTAGGAATCGACCTTCAATCTTTCCGTGCCGAAAATTCCCTCAAAAAGGTATTGGCAAATTTGCAATATCAATCATAA